The nucleotide window CAATGGATAAACATACTACCGAGCGATTTGATTTCTTTGAAAAGCAGATTGCGATAATTCCGGAGGTAATTGAGTGTTTGCTAATTACCGGGCAGTCAGCCGATTATATGCTAAAAATACTGGTAACTGATTTGGAACATTATCACCAAATCTTACTTGGCAAAATTACCAAAATTCCCGGAGTAAGCGGTGTTCATTCGAGTTTTGTGCTCAATAGAATTATAGAGAACCGTCCGATTCCGATTTATTAGTTTAAGCGAATTAAGCATTATAAAATATGAATTTCTTGGTTTTATAAGCTACTTGCATATGTTGCGCCCACCTAGGTTGAACGATGGACTTATCATAGTAATAGATCATATTATCTGGGGTTTTAAATTGATTACTCTGATCTTGTGATTTATTTATATTTTCAAAAGCCCGAACTAATTGTGTGCTATCATCAATTTTATAATATGCAAGCATATCATTATAGCTATTAAATTGCAGCTTCTTCTGGGTTGAATTAGTCCAGCTAAATTGATTTTTAGCAAAAATAATATCACAAGCAGTCTTATGGCTATCATGCATCCGGTTTATAACTACCCGATTTACTAACTGACATTCTTTATCTGATGCACTACGGCATTCTTTGTATAGATTAATTGCCATACATAAACTTGCTGTAACTACTAACATTTTTCTTCCTTTTGAATAACCATTATTACTTATATTAGATCTTAACCAATAAACATGAGTTTTTGATATAGCTATTTCTGCAATTTATCTATCCATTTTTGCTATGATCTTAAAAAATCATATTTATTTGGCTTTTCAAAATCGTATAGGTAGATTGCGTAGTTAGCTATATTCAGTCTATGTGATGAATTGTTAATATAGCGTCATGGGAAATAAAAAGCCCGGTAAGCAAAAAAGTAAAAAACATACGTCAAGGAGACATCAAATGAAAAAACTACTTATCGCTTTAGCTGCAATTGGTTCAGTAAATGCTTTTGCAAGTAATATAAATGTTCAGTTACAAAATAATACAGTATGCCCGGTATCAGTAAATGGTAGTACAGTAGCTCCTGGTGGTACAGGCACAGCAACAATAAATTCAGATGGTACATATGCAGTAACCGAATATGCTTCATATTCCGATGGTTCATACCATTGTGAGATAGCAGCTGGTTCAGTGCTATTATCAACAGCGGGGAATCACTCAGGAGCAAAAGAAGATGATTCGTTTACTCTGACTGCAATCCAAGGGAGTTCATTCTCGACAATCAGTAACCCATTTGGTGGTGTACTACAGGTTGACGGGCAAAGCCAGCCATTAAATAATGCTTCAATTAAATTATCCGCTGGTCAGACACATAATGCGGTTCTGACAGTAAATGGTGGTGGAGTTATTCCATCAAGTGAGAAACCAAAGCCAGTACAACCGGATTACCAATACCCAAGTGTAATTCGAGCAACAATAACTAATAATACAACCTGTCCGATGATGGTACTGGGTGGTCCAACAATCCAAGCTGGGGAAACAGCAAGAAACATTACGCTAGGTGCAACCAGTGCTCTTCTAGAGAAGATGGATGGACCAACTGGGAAATGTGCATTGTCGGCAACAGCAAGTGTTTATTATGATCGTGCAACAGTAACTCCAGCTACTAATGGTAAAGTTACATTAGAGCAAAGCCCATTAGAGAACAAAGGTTCTTACTTTAAGATTAGTGCAGTATCAGGTAATCAAAGTGGATCAACGACATCAAAATCAGCAGGAACATTCCTAAACCATGCGTTTAATGATGAAGTAGAGAAGAACAATCCTGCAGTAAATATAGCAGTAGGTACACATATCAATCCTGAGCCAACGCCACAAGCAGGGGTATATCCGGAAGGTTACCCTAACTATAAGGCAGGTGATCGTATTAAGGGTACAGATGGTAAGACTTATGAGTGTAAACCATTTCCTTACACCGGATGGTGTAATCAGGCTCCATCGGTTTATGCACCGGGAACAGGGACTAGCTGGTCAGATGCATGGACAGTGGTAAGTAATAGTGTATCTGTAGCAGGTGCAGGACATAGTTTCTGGTAAACACAGTAAGTACATAGAAACAAAGATAGTATAAAGATCCTTGACGACCACCGTAGTTTACGGTGGTTGTTTTCTTTTGCTATTAGACTTTTAAGAAAATTATTCACGAATAATTGCAAAATCTTGATAAAGTTTTGCCGTTGCCAATAATTTAGCCATTTTTATCTGGGTGAGTAGAATCTCATAATAGTCAATTCGTACTAGGCATTTAGTGTATTCTAGTTTGCTACTGATGCCAGTATTGAATCTGGTACTTTCGAGCGCGCAAGATTTATTTATATAGTCAAGCGCGCGGGTATTATCATCAAGCTGTTTTGAAAATTGGTTATGGGCAGAAATGTCATTGTCAACATCGCGTAAGGCAGCTTCAACCGTTTGCAGATAATTATAATAAACCTGCTTGTAAATAGCATTACTGGCAGCAATATCAGCAAATATTTGTGCATTTAAGATTGGCACGCTTATCATGGACTGTTTCAGATCACCGGGAACATAACCATAGCCTTCATTTTGTGAAGCATCGCGATAGAAATTACTAAAATTAATTGTTGGTAATAGTTCTGACTGTGCTACGCCAATTCCAGCATTGGCTGCTTCAAGACGCGCTGTTACCTCCGCTACATCTGGGCGGTTATTTAATACTGTAAGCGGCAAATTGCCTGGGATCAGTATATTCGGTGCAAGATTATTAAATGTATTTTTATGAATTATCTTCCCAGGATTTTGGTTCGTTAGGAAGCGTAATGCATTTTGACTTAATACAATATTATGCCTGATTATTTCGAGTTTTGACCTGATTTCAGCAATTTCAGCGCTACTTACAAATGGTTCTTTTTCGGAGCTAACGCCAGTAGTAAATCGTTGTTGGTTAAGAGCTAATACCATCTCCATATCCGACAGAAGCTTTTGATATAAGACTTCCTCTCGTTCATATGCAAGAAGGCTAAAGTAACTAATTGCAACCTGATAAATTACTTCTAGCTGGACACGGGTTTTTGCAAACATGATTGTATTTACAATATATTCTGCTTGTTTTTGTTGCTGAATTAGCTGAAACACATTAATTGTATAATTGGCAAAACCCCCAAAAAAGTAACCAAGATTACCCATCGCTGGGAATGATGAATAACCAGTCATGGCAGTCAAATTTGGTATCCATGCAAATTCGATCCTTTTTAACTGAGCATTTGCCAGTTCAACACTTGCCCCCGCTATTTGTAACTGATTATTTTGTTGGAAAGCAGACTCCATCAGCTGATTTAGTGTATTGTCGCTATATTTATACCACCAATAATTACCACTTTCGCTAGTATTAATTTTGCTATTGGTTGCGACCTCTTTACTTGAAGATGACCAGTTGTTATTAACTTCTGCTTTTGCTGTTGGTCGGTCGGGGGAGACGAGGCTACAACTGCCAAGAAGAATAGTGAGAATGATAGTTAGCTGTTTCATTATTGTTGAGCCTGCAAAATTTTTTGGGTTTGAGCAAGAATTTGTTCGCTACCACTATTAACCTCCAAGAGGAGGTTTTTTAGTTTATGTTCTGTAAATATAGGGTGGGAATCAATCGCATAACCCAAAGCAAATAACTTTAACTTATATTGCCTAATTAGCATTGGTAAGGCTTGATAATGTTTGCCAATTTTTTCCCTAAATTGATTTCCCTGTTCAAGAATTGCGCTTTTAAAGCTATTTTCAATAGTTACTGTTAAAAGGTTAAGGCTATTAAAGTGCATAATCAGTTCAAGTTCTTGATTTTTATTTAAGGTAGAGCGATTGAGAGAGTTAAAGTGAAGTTGGGCTTTAGCAATAATACTATCAAGCCTAGTTATGGCATCATTAAATTCATATAGACCATAATTTTTGCGATGAGTAAAAAAGAAATCCCCACACCCGGCTAAGATGATGCCAATAACTATTGTCATAAAGCGGGCAACAAAGTACGCTGAAAAATGGTAATTGCCGTATTGCATATATTCAAGAAATAGTCCAAGATTGATATTTAGAAATGCAATATTTCGCGAAAAATTATGAATCTGAAAAAAATTGGCAGCTGCTAGTGATAAAGGAATAATTAGAAAAATCAGTCCACTATTTATGTCTAAAAGTAGCCAGATAGGAATAAAGAGTACCAAACCATGAACACTACCCCAAAAGACTCCGCTAATTCGTTCCTTAATTTGCTGGCTATCCATTGGTAGCATGATGGCAAGAACGGTTGCTGAAACCCAGAATGCAAATGGAATATGACTATAAAAGCTTATGAAGAGACTAATTGTAAAAATTAGTGTATTATGAATTAATCTTGAGTATTTTAGCGATTTGATATGCATAAGCTATTCCATAGTTGACTAATTTCATGAAGAATTTGCCATAGATTTCTGATGTCGCTATTTGGTGCAGTGTACTGATTTCTTACAATTTGCTCAATCAAATCAGCTGGGATACTATTATGTTCTTTAAATATTGGATAAGCAGTTTTTAGCCAGCTAAAAAGATTACTCAAGCAGCCATTCTGGTTGTACTTTGCATAGTTGCTATATGTGAGTGCTATCCCAAAATAGAATTGATTGATTTTTGTGGTACAATGCTGAAAGTCTTTCTCGTGTTTGGCTACCTTAGTAAAGCCAAGACTATTATTCATTCTGATTACACAATCACCATGAAATATCACATTTCCTGATTTATTTATAACTATTAACTCTAATTGATCTATGATCCGTTTTAACACCATATTTGCTGAATTAAACCATATCTGATGATAATATTTCGCCGGAATCAGTTGTAAGCTTAGATAGGCGATAATCCCGGCAACCGCCATTGAAATACAGCGATTAACCGCAACATAAAATTGCCCGGCACCACCTACAAGAATTGTCAGAAAACTTAGCACAAAAACAGGTGGAATCAATCCACGATATTGGGTAAACCCAGTAAATGAGGTTACAGTCATTAGGGCAAAATATAGCGCAAAAGAAAATACCAGCAGAGCATAAGTATTATATTTTTCTGCGATTGTGAAGCCAAAAACTCCACAAGCAGTAAATACCATGAAAACTATAAAAGTGCTATTTCTTTGTTGAAATGAGTTTATATTGTTAAGATGTGCAGCGCCAATTGCCAAAACTGCTGGGATAACAAAGAAAAAAGTCTGGTTAAGGCTGAAATTCAGATTGTAAATATTAAAGCATGACAGAATAATATAGATATATAACGATACAATGACGGAGATTCGACCATTACCGTATGCATCATAGTTTTTAAACTGGGTATAACCTGCACTTAGAAAGGAATTCATTGTGAAAGTCCGGTAGTTGTGATAACATCAGTTGCGTGAAATATATACATACATGCTTGCGCCCACATTTAGCGGAAATTTTGGGTCAGGATCGAGAATTTTAATCTGTACTGGAAAACGCTGTGGTAATAGTACCCATTCATTTTCTCGCGCTACTTTTTGTAACTGGCTTCTTGGGTTCGTTTCCTGCCGTTCAACCGACCAGTTGGTTGATAAGACTAGGCCATGAAACACTTTTTGCCCAAGATACATCCGAGGAATAATTGTTGCCTTATCGCCTGCACGGATTAGACGCAGATCAGTTTCAGTAAAATTTGCCTGAATATAAATATCACTGGTATCAACAAAAGAAAAGATTGGATCATGAATTTTTATCGGTGTATAAAGTGACAGATACATATTCTGAATTATCCCGTCACTGGCAGCCCTGACGACTGTTTCATCAAGATTGACTTTGGCAACTCCAGCCAATGCTTCAAGCCGCTTAATTTTCTGTTCCTGAACTTTCAGATTACTTTTATCTACGGCTACTTTTTGTTTTAATGCAATAAAATTATTATACGCAGTTTTGGTGTCATAATTAAGGTTATCCACATCAAGCTTAGCTACGGCATAAGTCTGATAGGCTGCTTGATAACTTTTTAGGTCATTGGCTAATTTTTTGTAGGTTTGTTCGGCCGCATTTTGGCTAGCAACATCTTGTGCTAATTGCTCACTGATGGTGGTATATTCATGTTTTGCTACTTCTACATCAGCTAGTGCTGCTTTATAGGTATATTCATATGGTTTTTGAAATACGATAAATAAGGGATCACCTTTTTTCACTTTTTGCCCATTAACTACAAAAAGATCAGTTACATATCCTGAGACATCGGCTGCGACGGGACGAATATTGGCAACAATAAAAGCATTATCCGTAATCGGGTATAAGAATGAAAATAAATAAGTAATTGCGCTAATAATACCAACGATTAAAACGAATTTGGGGAAGTTTATCCATTCAAGAAATTTTTGCATCTGTACTTTAATAAATAAATGTTGTAATTTAACTCAGAGTTTTAATTTAATTTTGCTTCCCAGCTTATCAATTGCTGCTCTATCACCCTGATGTGTAACTGTATAGTTATTTAGTGTTTTTGGCTTGCAAATTATAGCATATATATACGTAAACAGATTGAAGTTCATTGATATTGCCTGATTTTTACTTGCAACTTTGCAAACCATAATTATTTATCTTCTCATGATTCTTCTGATTAGCTGATATCTGCCGACTTGGTTGTTTCACCGAGGCAGATAAAAAGACTATTTATAATTAATGGAACTGGAATAATTATTAACGCAACTATCAAATTCTCATGGTTTACTGTCAGATTTGAATTTTCTAGTGTAATTACGGGCATTAATTTGCCAATTAATGTGCTAATAATCGTTGTTCCAGTTAATAGTGCAAGAATCCAGTAGCTTTTATAAATAATACAGTATCCAGTGATTATGATTATTATCGATAAGGCAAGCTTTAACGATGTAATCATAATCGGGATGTTAGCTAGTAATAAGGCAGTAAAATTTATATAACGATGATTCATTTTATTAACTATGATTTGTTTTAAGAACGTTATGGAACACAAATCTTGTCATCATAATTAAGACCCAGCTTACAACAATAGTTGCAAATGCCATTTCGGCTAGCCCGATTTGATGCCAAAACTGTCCACTAAGTGTATTCAAACCAATAAAATGAGAGTATTTGATTAGCGCAGTAGCTCCAATTGCTAGCGGAAATGTAAATGATGCATAAATTGGCATAAAACGAATCCGATAGTGATTGATTCTAATCATTGAAATTATAACTAATGATGTCATCATTAACGATAAAGATAATAAAACTCCAACAACAATCTGGCTTGGCTCATTAAAGGCAGTAAGATAACCAGCGAGACATAGGCTTGCTGGAGCACCCATGATAGCAAAGGATGGAAGTTGGGCGTCTTGAATTCTATCACCAAATATCAGACGGTACATCATGACTGGTAGTAATAAAATATAGCAAATAAAACCAAAGTAAAATATTGTATGGGTAATAAATTCTGCCTGCATTGCCTCGCCTGTCACACAAGCTACAATTATACCCACAGGTGGAACAAACCAGCTCGGCAACATATGATTTAGGTCAAAATCTTTGTAACGATGATATATGAAGCTAATTGCAAAAAATAAGTGGAAAAGAATTGCTAGATACCACATTCCTTTTCCAACTATTTGATTATGTTTGACAATAATACTGGCAATTACCATTAATGCCATATCAAAAGCTGGGATAAAACTGCCTGCTACAGGATGACTGATTTCATTCCAAAGTACTTTTGGATGTGATAATTTCTTTATTGCTACCATCAATAATATCAATAAGGCAATCATCGCACAAATATAGCGTAAGCTAGAATGAACTTCGTTAGCAAGGACATTACCCAATCCTGCAGTTCCCAGAGCCAAACCAGATACTGCTACTGGCAGGTTTTTAAGTTTACCGACAAATGTTTTCACGTTTATTTCTCCTTTTGATTTATAACGTTATTTTAGGTTAAAGGATAGACTATCAACAATAGATAAATTTACTACTATCAATACTTGCATACAATTTAAATATTTTACATCACATAGTTACCTGTAGCGTTCTTTGGTAGACTCTTTATCCTTAACCCTTGTCACGAATGCCCACGAATAACAATTGATACCCACCAAATTGGATGGTAGTATCATTTTCCTTTAATCGCTATAATTCCGTAATAAAAAACCTACTCTAAAATCCAGCTATCAATAAGCATTAAAAGTATTCTTCAGTGAATTTCAGACTTTAAATAGAATATAAAAAAGAGAAATTGGCGTAGGAGCGAAGAGTATAATTACGCTATATTTTAACCTTTATCAGGAATCTATCGATGAAACGTAGCCCCGTGCTAGTTATAATGGTAATGTTGACTTTTTTTGCTATTTCTTTTCTAACTAATATAATCGGTCCGATAATGCCTGCTGCCAATGAAAGCTTTCATATGAGTTTATGGCTAGCTGGGTTTTTACCATTTGCATTTTTTATTGCTTATGGAGTTGGATCTCTACCAACTGGCTACTTCACTGATATTTATGGAACTAAATCAATTACGCTACTTGGGATGCTGTTTGCAATTATCTCTTGCTGGTTATTTACACTTATTCATACCTTGCCAGTTTATCTGATTTCGCTCTTTTTTATGGGGCTGGGTATGGCATTATTACAGGTAGTAATAAATCCGCTTTTACGCACAGCTGGTGGTGAAGAGCATTATTCTTTCTTTTCAGTAATGGCGCAGATGATTTTTGCTTGTGGCTCGTTTGGTTCGCCATATGTTTACTCATATTTGGTTACTAAGTTACCTGCTGCGGAATCTGGTGGGGATAAATTTATCAGCTTACTTGCATCAGTTGCTCCTGCTACTATGCCATGGGTCGCATTCTATCTGGTATCCGGGATTATGTTTGCAATATTATTTGTGATTATTGCTATTACCAAATTTCCAAAAGTAGAACTAAAAGAAGATGAACGAGTTGAAGGGTTAGCAATAGTCTTTGAGTTATTTAGAAGTAAAACTGTATGGGTTTATTTTATTGGTATATTTGCCTACGTTGGTACCGAGCAAGGTGTTGTTGTTTGGATTTCAAAATTTCTTGAGACTTATTATAATGCCAGTCCAGATACTATTGGTGCGCATATTTCGGCGTTATTCTGGGCAGGGCAAGCACTCGGATGTATCCTTGGCATGTTTCTGATAAAACTTCTTGATCAAAGAGTGTTGCTTGGTGCTTTCATCATTCTTGGTATCATTATGTTAAGCTGTGCTTTATTTGGTGGTTACGAGATGGCTTTATTTGCCTTTCCTGCATTTGGTTTCTGTACTTCAGTAATGTATCCGGGTGTTTTATCTCTAGGGCTTAATTCATTAAGTAAACATCATGGTACTTTTGCGGGTATTCTCTGTACAGGGATTATTGGAGGTGCAATTATACCTTTTGCAGAGGGTATCATTGGTGACATGATTGGTTTAAAATATGGTATGTGTCTAGTCTATCTGACTCTAGGCTATATGTTCTGGATTGCTCTTGTAGCCAAGCCATTCATAAAAAATAAAACGATTTTCACAAAAGATAAATAATTCCTAGGGGTAATGATGAAAGATATTAAAGTAATCGGGGTTGATATGGGGGCAAGTAATGTTCGTGCTGGACTTGTCCAAAATGGCAAAGTAATTAAATTAGCCAAAGCTGCACTGCCAGATAGCAAGGAATATGATCTAGTTATGCAGACAATATTTGATTGCATTGATCAGGTGTTTGATCCCGAAGTTAGAGGAATCGGCGTTGGTGTTCCGAGTGTTGTAGATCGGGCTAGTGGCGTAGTCTATGATGTGCAGAATATACCATCATGGAAAGAAGTACCATTAAAAGCTGTTTTGGAAGAGCGTTATTCATGTCAAGCATTTATTAATAACGATGCTAATTGTTTTGCGATTGGTGAACGGTTATTTGGCAAAGGGCAGCAATATAAGAACTTTGTTGGCGTTGCCATTGGCACGGGTATTGGTGGTGGAATTATTAATAATGGCAAGCTTCTTCTTGATGTAAATTGCGGTTCGGGAGAATTTGGCGAGATACCATATCTAGATAGCAAATTTGAAGATTATTGTAGCGGAGTATTTTTCCGTAAGAAACATAACTCTGATGGTGAAACAATTTTTAATCTGGCGCGTTCTGGTGATGCCTCTGCTATAAAAATCGCTAATGAATTTGGTAGTCACTTGGGTAAATTAATCTACTCTATCATTCTTGCATTTGATCCGGAAGCAATTTTGATCGGAGGCTCAATCGCGAAAGCCTATGATATCTACAAAGAAGCTCTTTTTAGTGAATTAGCAAAATTCCCATACCCAAGAACGATTAAAAAGCTAACCATAGAATGTAGCGATATTTCTGATATTCAGATTCTTGGTTCTGCTGCACTTTATTTTAATGAAATAAGCTAAACATTTGGTTTTTATCCAAATAGAAACTGTTAGCGGTTAAATTTCTATTATTCATATGTGTGTACTACAGCTATTGATAGATGCCTAGGTGTGATGATTTCGTTTGCATATTTTATGAGAGTAGGACTGGAGATTTGTAAATCAAACAAAAAGTGATCGGACTTACTAATATATTAGCTGCACTCCTACTCATTGATAATAACGTCGAAATTTGAAATCTCAAAGCCATGCCTTACGGTATAGGCAAAAAAATAGTCGATGCGGAATGCATGGCTGACCACTTGTTTTTGTATGAGTTTGTAATTCTTTACACATTATTATCCATAAAACCATTCAACCATATGATTTAATTAAAAGCTTAGTTATTACATATCTAATTTGACAAATTACTAAATGTAGTGTTAATATCAGTATGTAACCACAATATATCGTTTTGGAGTATCTTATGGAAAATTATGTAACAGCGGAAATTAAAATTTTAAACAAGCTTTTTGAGATTTGCCAACATCCAACGCTTGATGAAATTCGTACAGGAGCTACGCGTTCTAAATTTAATATTAGTCAAGAAAAGTTAACGGAATCATTGACTACAAAAGAAAAAGAACATTTTGCTATGATTATGAATCAGCTGATTGATGACAATTTATTGCGCAGATCATGTATTTTAGCTCAGGAAGTTGGTGCTAATGGTCAAATTCCTTTAATTGACATGGAACAAATTAAGCATGTTGAAAGTCATGTAAATGTTATTTGTGCAACAGAAGAAATTTTGGAAAGATTACAGAAATTAAAAGAAACTCATAAAATTTTGAACTAATAAAGTCAATAAGATGAATTTTGCCACAATTAATAAAAAGCCAGCTATTCCGCTGGCTTCCTGTATTGTTGATACCTTACTGGTAACATCACAAACAATGATAACATCATCTTAAGCTGGTGGTTAATATACCACGGTTGTAAGCCGATTCCTGAAGGATTAATAACTGTTTGTCCGGATAATACCCCACGGCTTAGATGATCAATCCGATTCCAATTAATGTTTTTCCAGCTATCATCTACTATTCCACCAGTATCGCCACTATTTGCATTCCAAGACCAATAGAACCAGTTGTAAATTGGCTGATGTTTGCCGCGTCTTGGCATCATTGCTACTATTTAAGTATGATGCAAAACTATTAAAAAACAGTAAATCACGGTTATCGGTAAATCTTGAGCCAAATTCGCCGTAATACTCCGTTGCTTGCGGCGGAGATAGGTAAATTTAGCTCGCTGGTTTTATTTATGCAAAATTTTTGCTAGCAAATTCCCAGTTAACTAGTTTCCAGAAAGCATCCATATAGTTTGGACGGCTATTACGATAATCAATGTAATAAGCATGTTCCCACACATCACAGGTCAGTAATGGTTTATTTGCCGTAGTTAATGGAGTTGCTGCATTTGAAGTTGACACTAGTTCAAGCTCTCCAGCAGGTGTTTTAACCAACCAACCCCAGCCAGAACCAAATGTACCTACGCAAGTTTGAGCAAAAGCTTTTTTAAACTCATCAAAAGAACCCCATTTATTGATGATAGCGTCCTTTAATGCTCCAGTTGGTTCACCACCACCGTTTGGCGATAGAGAATTCCAGTAGAATGTATGGTTCCAGATTTGAGCAGCATTATTAAAAATGCCACCAGATGATTTTTTCACAATTTCTTCCAAGCTAGCATTTTCAAATTCTGTACCTTTTATCAGGTTGTTTAAATTTGTAACATATGTCTGATGATGCTTACCATAGTGAAATTCAATAGTTTCTTTTGAAATATGTGGTGCAAGTGCGTCGTGTGCATAAGGCAATTGAGGTAATGTATGTTCCATATTTTTATCCTTTAATAGAGTACAAATTAACGGTCAATAGTTTACCATGTAACCGGGTTTTTACCAAAAAATTATTTTTTATTGTTAAATATAATATTTTTTCTGTCCATCTTGGATACAATACTGGGGATGTAGCCGGTATCAATTCCGGAATATGTGTGTTTTTGAAGCTTATTACACAGGATAAAACCATTATGCCAAAAGCAATTTATGCTGGTAGTTTTGATCCGATTACCAACGGTCATTTGTGGGTGATTGATCGTGCTGCTGCGATTTTTGATGAATTAATTGTTGCAGTTGGTGATAACCCGGACAAAAACTACTCTTTTTCCCTCGATGAGCGATTGGGATTACTAAAAGAGACATTGCATCAATATAAAAATATCGAAATAGGGCATTTTAATGGTGAATTTCTGGTTAATTATGCCCAAGGTGTAGGAGCCAGTTTTATTGTGCGTGGTATTCGGAATACTCAAGATTATGAGTATGAAAAAACTATGCGCTATATTAATTCAGACCTTTGTTCCACAATAGATACCATTTTCCTAATGCCGCCGCGAAATTATGCTGAAGTTTCATCGAGTTTGGTAAAAGGATTGGTTGGTACTGCTGGTTGGGAAAAAATTGTTAAGCGTTATGTTCCCGAAACGGTACTGGATGCTTTGAAAGTTAAGAATGGTAGTTAAAAGATGATTAATGATAGTTTATTGAAATTAAATGTGCAATTGTTAAGGGAGGTGTTGGAATTCAAAATCCCAACAGATGCATTACTCTCAAAATTTTTTCGTGAGAATCGTAAGTTACAGTTTACAGATCGGGGTATTATTGCTGAGACAGTTTATACCATTTTAAGAAATTACTATAAGCTGAGTACTGCGATAGAGATAAAAAATACTTTTACCCTGATTGCTTATGTTTGGCTACACTATCTAAAAACTCCTCCTTCTGAGTTATCTAAATTAAAGTCAAT belongs to Aquella oligotrophica and includes:
- the coaD gene encoding pantetheine-phosphate adenylyltransferase; protein product: MPKAIYAGSFDPITNGHLWVIDRAAAIFDELIVAVGDNPDKNYSFSLDERLGLLKETLHQYKNIEIGHFNGEFLVNYAQGVGASFIVRGIRNTQDYEYEKTMRYINSDLCSTIDTIFLMPPRNYAEVSSSLVKGLVGTAGWEKIVKRYVPETVLDALKVKNGS
- a CDS encoding superoxide dismutase, giving the protein MEHTLPQLPYAHDALAPHISKETIEFHYGKHHQTYVTNLNNLIKGTEFENASLEEIVKKSSGGIFNNAAQIWNHTFYWNSLSPNGGGEPTGALKDAIINKWGSFDEFKKAFAQTCVGTFGSGWGWLVKTPAGELELVSTSNAATPLTTANKPLLTCDVWEHAYYIDYRNSRPNYMDAFWKLVNWEFASKNFA